The DNA sequence AATTAGTTAGTGAAAACAGGCAGTTTTTGCAAAAAATAACTATTACGTGGTCGGACAAAAAAATAAAAAGGATTATCAAAGTTTATGGAACACCAATAAGCGGACAATTTTGTGAATGCGAAATTTACGGACTTGCGCTAAAGTTTGCGGATGGACGAAAAAAAGTTCTGATACCAAATAGTATTTATACCCTGGTTGACGGATTTTGGAATACGGATAAAGGTAAATTTGTTAAGTTTTATGACTTTTCAAAAATAGATCCTCAAAACACGCTTTAAATAAAAAACGTATGCCAACATTGGCTATAATTCAGCATGGCTGAAGAACCAAATATGAAACTAAGCAATAAATACGGCTGATTTCTGGATGAACCGATTTTCCATATTCCTGGTTATTATAATTTTTACATTTGGATGTAAAGAAAAAAATTCTGGAAAAGAAAAAGCTGAATCTAAAAATAGTCTTCGAAACACCGAAAGGAAAAGTGATTTCCACCCTCTTATTGATTTGATTTTGGACAGAGTCCATCCTGATGAAGTGGAGAGGTATAACTTAGAGATATTGATTGACTCTAGCTTAATTCCGAGATTGACAAATTTCCCTCCTGATTTTGACAAGCGACTGAACGACTCTATAAAAATTAAACTGCTAAAATCTTTCAAAAACAGAATTAGTGCTTTTGAGTTGGACACAAGTAAACTAAATCCAAAAAGCAGAACCCTACTGGAACAGCAAGTGGACAAAGTGTATAAAATCCGAATTGTATTCAATGGATTTTTAGAAATAAAAGAAGATGGTTTAGCTGCTACCACAATTGGATTTTATTACAGTCCTAAAGGCGGATGGGAGGAAATTGTGATTTTTGAAAAAAAGGATGGGATTTGGAATATCTCAAACCGAATAGAAACAGTGAATTATTAAAAAATAGTGGCTAACACGGTGTATAATTAATTGCGGGCGGATTTCCCAAAATAGAAATCCTTTGCAATCAATTATCTTTAGTCTTAGGCGGACAATTTCCTGACTTCGACTTCGCTCAGCCAACAGGAAATGTCCGTAACTAATCATACACAAGACTGTTGTAGGCAATTGAATCACATTGATTTTGAAATAAGTTGGAAATAACAATAGACAAATACTCAAAAAAGAACGAAGGCGATTTTGAGCGTCTATGGGTTTCATGGCTTGCTAATTCTATGGGGTTAACACCCCAAAAGGAGGATTTAGATGAAGTACGAAATCCAGAAGTAAACTACATAGAAGGTGGCGGGATGGCTTTTTATGCAAATGTCAATGGCCAATGTGTCGGGGTTGTTGCAGTCAAGAGATTGAACGAGACCGAATATGAATTTTGTAAACTCGTGGTTAACGAAAGAGCCCGCGGTCAAGGATTAGGTAAAAGATTGGTTCAACGTTGCATTGACTTTGTCAAGGAAGTAAAAGGCAGCGCACTATATCTTCAAAGTTTCCACAAATTAGACATAGCTGTAAATATGTATAAGAGAATGGGATTTGTAGATTGTGTGGCACCAAGAGGAATGCTGGTTGTTGAACGAACCGAAATAATAATGAAAAAGAAAATCTAAAATTCCCTTCGTCTTCCACTTCGACTGCCCCTTCGACTGCGCTCAGGGTGACAGCTCAGGGTAAACTTCTCGGCCCGCTTTTTCCATGAAAAAAGCCACCCACTTTCGTGGATGGCTTCGGTCTCGCTTCGCTCCCCCAGCTGGAATCCCTTCGTCAAGCTCAGGGTAAACTTCTCGCCCAGCTTTCCCAACGAAAAAAGCCACCCACTTTCGTGGATGGCTTCGGTCTCGCTTCGCTCCCCCAGCTGGACTCGAACCAGCGACACCCTGATTAACAGTCAGGTGCTCTAACCAACTGAGCTATGGAGGAATATCAATACGTTTTTCGCCCGACTATTTCGTCAAAGGCGGGTGCAAATATAGCAGTTTCTATAAATCACCACAAACAAAAAATCCAGTTTTTTATTTCGCTATGGCCTTATAAATGTCATTGCCATTGGCGAAGAGCAAGAGGGCGATCAAGAGAAAAAATCCGACCATTTGGGCATACTCCAAGAACTTATCGCTCGGTTTTCTGCCCGACACCATTTCGTACAACAAGAACATCACGTGACCCCCATCCAAAGCAGGGATCGGCAGAATGTTCATAAACGCCAAGATAATCGATATCAAAGCGGTGGTCGACCAAAAAGCGGCCCAGTCCCAAGTATCGGGAAACATATTGCCGATCGCGGCAAAACCGCCCACCCCTTTGTAAGCCCCCGTGGAAGGGTTGAAAATCTTCTTCAACTGCTTCACATAGCTCGTCAAAATATCGACTCCCTTATCGATGCCCGCAGGAACCGACTCAAGCAATGAATAGGTCTTGGTCTCGACCTTCAAGATTCCCTTTTCCTGCAATTTCTCAAACGACATGGCCCCGGGCATTACTCCCACGGTTGCGCTGTCACTTATAATCACCGGAATATTGGCCCGCTCACCATTTTCACGAACGACCCCCAATGCTATTTGTTGGCCCTTATACTTTTCCAACAAGGGCTTGGCCTGATCAAAATAGGTTATCGGATCATTGCCGATCTGTACCACTTCATCACCCTTTTCAAGTCCTGAACCATAATTGGCAGATTCTTTGGGCACTTTGCCGATCACAAAGGGTATTCGGTAGTTCAAGAAGCGTACCTTGTCTTCATCTTCCAACAGTGTGGCAATGAAATCGACCGGCATTTCTTTCTCTATGACCCTGCCATCACGCTCAATTCTAATGGTACTGCCATTGATCAGGTCAATGAAAACACTGTTGAACGTCTCTACCGGTTTGTCATCGATGGCCAATATTTTATCGCCCGTTTGAATACCTGCCTTGTCGCCGATATTCTTTTCCATGACCCATACCCCATCTTTAAGACTGTTCATGGGTATATATTGGTCGCCATAGGTATAGGCCATTCCGATATAGATAATGACGGCCAAAACAAAGTTTACGGTCACGCCCCCCAGCATAATGATCAACCGCTGCCATGCCGGTTTGCTCCGAAACTCCCAAGGTTTGGGTTCTTCTTTCATGGCTTCGGTATCCATGCTCTCATCGATCATGCCCGAAATCTTTACATAGCCCCCAAGGGGAAGCCATCCGATACCATATACGGTCTCACCGACTTTTTTCTTGAACAGGGCAAACTTCACATCAAAAAAGAGAAAGAATTTCTCTACCCGGGTCTTGAATATCTTGGCAGGTATGAAGTGGCCTAATTCATGAAGAATAATCAATATGGAAAGACTCAGAAAAAACTGAATGACCTTAACTGCTATGGGGCTCATCTATCGTTCATTAACTACAAGCACGCAAAAGTACATTTTTGCATCGTCTTAAAAAAACGAGCTTATACACATCATTCCATTTTAAGAAAGATTTAGTACCGAATGGCATTTTTCTTTTGATTAATCACTACTGCAAGCGTAATTTTGCAGACATCGTGCGCAGGTTTTTTGCAAAATATCGGTTTTTTGGGATTGTCTTTTCGATTTTGTCGGCCATTATCATCTATTTGATGTACACGGCACTGAATCCGAAAGAAAGATTACCCATTTACCAGCCTTCAATGGTGAATCCTGAACTGGTCGATAGCACCCTTCACTACAAGAAAAAGTACCATACGGTTGCTGATTTTCGACTTGTCAACCAAAATGGGGATACCATCACCGAACAGCACTATGAAGATAAAATCTACGTGGCCGACTTCTTCTTCACCACTTGCCCGACCATCTGCCCCATTATGACCAAAAACATGGGTGAGATACAAAAAAATATTTTGGATGACGATGAGGTGATGTTACTCTCACATTCGGTCACCCCAAAAATCGATTCGGTGGCCCAATTGAAAAAATATGCATTGGAGAAAGGCGTTTTAGATGAAAAATGGAACCTGGTAACGGGTGATAAAAAACAAATCTACCAACTAGCGCGAAAATCATACTTTGCCGTTCAAAATGATGGCGACGGAGGCCCTTTTGATATGATCCATACCGAGAATTTCATTTTAGTGGACAAAGAGCGCCGCATTCGCGGCTTCTACGATGGCACCAACACTGAAGAGGTGGCACAACTGTTAAAGGATATTGAGATTTTAAAGACTTCCTATCAAGATTAAGGCAGGTTTCTAGCCGTTCTTTGGTTTTTTCCTTATTTTTGCTTACTTAAAATCATTCTAAATAGTATTTTGTTGACCATTGCCGATTTGAAAGAGGGCCAAGTGGGTATTATCAAAGAATTTATCAATGACAATATTCCCGTTAAATTGATGGAATTGGGGTGCCTGCCCGGAAACAGCGTCGAACTGGTACAAATCGCCCCCCTAAAAGACCCGCTGTACATCAATGTCAACGGCAGTCATATCGCCATTAGAAGAATACAGGCCAAAGAAATTCAGCTTGAACTTATCGAAGACACCCAACGGCCATGAGCA is a window from the Muricauda sp. SCSIO 65647 genome containing:
- a CDS encoding GNAT family N-acetyltransferase, encoding MEITIDKYSKKNEGDFERLWVSWLANSMGLTPQKEDLDEVRNPEVNYIEGGGMAFYANVNGQCVGVVAVKRLNETEYEFCKLVVNERARGQGLGKRLVQRCIDFVKEVKGSALYLQSFHKLDIAVNMYKRMGFVDCVAPRGMLVVERTEIIMKKKI
- the rseP gene encoding RIP metalloprotease RseP produces the protein MSPIAVKVIQFFLSLSILIILHELGHFIPAKIFKTRVEKFFLFFDVKFALFKKKVGETVYGIGWLPLGGYVKISGMIDESMDTEAMKEEPKPWEFRSKPAWQRLIIMLGGVTVNFVLAVIIYIGMAYTYGDQYIPMNSLKDGVWVMEKNIGDKAGIQTGDKILAIDDKPVETFNSVFIDLINGSTIRIERDGRVIEKEMPVDFIATLLEDEDKVRFLNYRIPFVIGKVPKESANYGSGLEKGDEVVQIGNDPITYFDQAKPLLEKYKGQQIALGVVRENGERANIPVIISDSATVGVMPGAMSFEKLQEKGILKVETKTYSLLESVPAGIDKGVDILTSYVKQLKKIFNPSTGAYKGVGGFAAIGNMFPDTWDWAAFWSTTALISIILAFMNILPIPALDGGHVMFLLYEMVSGRKPSDKFLEYAQMVGFFLLIALLLFANGNDIYKAIAK
- a CDS encoding SCO family protein; translated protein: MRRFFAKYRFFGIVFSILSAIIIYLMYTALNPKERLPIYQPSMVNPELVDSTLHYKKKYHTVADFRLVNQNGDTITEQHYEDKIYVADFFFTTCPTICPIMTKNMGEIQKNILDDDEVMLLSHSVTPKIDSVAQLKKYALEKGVLDEKWNLVTGDKKQIYQLARKSYFAVQNDGDGGPFDMIHTENFILVDKERRIRGFYDGTNTEEVAQLLKDIEILKTSYQD
- a CDS encoding ferrous iron transport protein A; protein product: MLLTIADLKEGQVGIIKEFINDNIPVKLMELGCLPGNSVELVQIAPLKDPLYINVNGSHIAIRRIQAKEIQLELIEDTQRP